In the genome of Candidatus Methylomirabilis sp., one region contains:
- the rplK gene encoding 50S ribosomal protein L11 — MAKKVTAIVKLQVPAGKANPAPPVGPALGQHGVNIMEFCKAFNAQTASEEGLVIPVVITIYVDRTFSFVTKTPPAAILLKQAVGIAKASKEPNRTKVGKVTRKQVEEIARTKMPDLNALSLESAVRIIEGTAKTMGIEVV, encoded by the coding sequence ATGGCGAAAAAAGTTACAGCGATCGTAAAACTTCAGGTCCCTGCAGGCAAGGCCAATCCAGCACCGCCGGTTGGCCCTGCGCTTGGACAGCATGGTGTCAACATCATGGAGTTCTGCAAGGCCTTCAATGCACAGACAGCATCAGAAGAGGGCCTGGTGATTCCCGTTGTCATCACTATCTACGTAGACCGAACCTTTAGTTTTGTTACCAAGACTCCCCCAGCGGCAATCTTGTTAAAGCAGGCTGTTGGAATCGCGAAGGCCTCGAAGGAACCGAACCGCACAAAGGTAGGAAAGGTGACCAGGAAGCAGGTGGAAGAGATTGCGCGAACGAAGATGCCGGACTTGAATGCGCTATCGCTTGAGTCGGCTGTCAGGATTATCGAGGGAACGGCGAAAACCATGGGGATTGAGGTGGTCTAA
- the secE gene encoding preprotein translocase subunit SecE codes for MMERWQQLVQFLKEVRTELKKVSWPARKEVVGSTVVVIVSVFILSFFLGAIDITLQKLLTFVVR; via the coding sequence ATGATGGAGCGGTGGCAACAGCTGGTGCAATTTTTAAAAGAGGTTAGGACTGAGCTGAAAAAGGTTAGTTGGCCCGCAAGGAAAGAGGTTGTGGGGTCCACTGTCGTTGTCATCGTGTCGGTTTTTATTCTTTCGTTTTTTCTCGGGGCCATAGACATTACGTTACAGAAGCTGCTCACCTTTGTGGTCAGGTAG
- the nusG gene encoding transcription termination/antitermination protein NusG — MSQSWYVIHTYSGFENKVKESIEQRAAALGISDKISQVMIPTEDVVELKKGKRTVSSRKFFPGYVLIKAEMSEQLWYLVKNTPKVTGFVGPATQPTPVPEEQVQTILQQVEEGAERPKHRVMFLRGESVRVIDGPFANFTGLVDEVKPEKGRLKVMVSIFGRPTPVDLEFLQVEKV, encoded by the coding sequence ATATCACAAAGTTGGTACGTCATTCATACGTATTCAGGTTTTGAAAACAAGGTGAAGGAAAGCATTGAACAACGGGCTGCTGCTCTAGGGATATCTGATAAGATCTCCCAGGTCATGATTCCCACAGAAGACGTGGTTGAGCTCAAAAAGGGTAAACGAACGGTTTCCTCGCGGAAATTCTTTCCCGGATACGTCCTGATCAAGGCGGAGATGTCCGAGCAGCTTTGGTATCTCGTCAAGAATACCCCGAAAGTCACCGGCTTTGTTGGCCCAGCCACCCAACCAACTCCGGTTCCAGAGGAGCAGGTGCAAACCATCCTGCAGCAGGTAGAGGAGGGGGCCGAGCGGCCGAAGCACAGGGTGATGTTCCTTCGTGGAGAAAGTGTTCGGGTCATCGATGGTCCGTTTGCTAACTTCACCGGTCTCGTTGATGAGGTGAAGCCCGAAAAGGGGCGGTTAAAGGTGATGGTCAGCATCTTCGGAAGGCCGACTCCGGTGGACCTTGAGTTCCTACAGGTTGAAAAGGTCTGA